The following proteins are encoded in a genomic region of Chryseobacterium cucumeris:
- a CDS encoding fasciclin domain-containing protein: MNTQSKITVLAMVALSFAFSGKVTAQTMKEKTVMVGGAPMYPSKNIIENAVNSKDHKTLVAAVKAAGLVETLQGAGPFTVLAPTDAAFAKLPKGTVENLVKPENKAMLTSILTYHVLPGRYSAKEIWAAVKAGNGKSMMKTVQGEDLTFWTKGKNLYIKDAKGNSAKVTIADVNQSNGVIHVIDTVLMP, translated from the coding sequence ATGAACACACAATCAAAAATCACAGTTCTAGCAATGGTAGCTCTATCATTTGCATTCAGTGGGAAGGTAACTGCACAAACGATGAAAGAAAAAACAGTAATGGTAGGGGGAGCTCCTATGTATCCTTCTAAGAACATTATTGAAAATGCAGTCAACTCAAAGGATCACAAAACCCTTGTCGCTGCGGTAAAAGCTGCCGGCCTGGTAGAAACATTACAGGGTGCGGGACCTTTTACAGTATTGGCACCTACAGATGCAGCCTTTGCCAAACTTCCGAAAGGTACCGTAGAAAACCTTGTAAAACCTGAAAATAAAGCGATGCTTACTTCTATTTTAACCTATCATGTTCTTCCGGGAAGATATAGCGCTAAAGAAATATGGGCCGCTGTAAAAGCAGGAAACGGAAAAAGCATGATGAAAACTGTACAGGGTGAAGATCTTACATTCTGGACAAAAGGTAAAAATCTTTACATAAAAGACGCAAAAGGAAACAGCGCCAAAGTAACGATTGCTGATGTGAACCAGTCTAATGGAGTGATTCATGTAATCGATACAGTATTGATGCCATAA
- a CDS encoding ferritin-like domain-containing protein — translation MKKTIQVSNQGATLDTSRRSFLKLSGVGLAIAGLTIIGCNDDDDFQIIEESKYDLGTGDVGVLNYAYALEQLEADFYTKVVNNFYTGISSIEKEIFTDLYHHEVIHRDFFKVAISGATDHVLPKLEFQYPNVNFNDRNSVLATAKALEDTGVAAYNGAGKYISNPAYLVIAGKIVSVEARHASAIRNLINPGSADFSGDDVIDANGLDLAKEPKDIVMAAGAFIKTPFTWKERGIN, via the coding sequence ATGAAAAAAACAATTCAGGTTTCTAATCAGGGTGCAACCCTTGATACCAGCAGAAGAAGCTTTTTAAAACTAAGTGGAGTAGGATTGGCTATTGCAGGCCTTACCATCATCGGATGTAATGATGATGATGACTTCCAGATTATAGAAGAATCAAAGTACGATCTTGGAACCGGAGATGTAGGGGTATTAAATTATGCCTATGCTTTGGAACAGCTTGAAGCAGATTTTTATACAAAAGTGGTCAACAATTTTTATACAGGAATTTCCAGTATTGAAAAAGAGATTTTTACAGACCTCTATCATCATGAGGTGATTCACAGGGATTTTTTCAAAGTTGCCATTAGTGGTGCTACAGATCATGTGCTTCCCAAGCTTGAATTCCAGTATCCGAATGTGAATTTTAATGATAGAAATTCAGTACTGGCTACAGCAAAGGCACTGGAAGATACCGGTGTTGCAGCTTACAATGGAGCAGGAAAATACATTTCCAATCCGGCTTATCTCGTTATTGCCGGTAAAATAGTTTCTGTGGAAGCCAGACATGCTTCTGCCATCAGAAATTTAATCAATCCCGGATCTGCAGATTTTTCAGGAGATGATGTGATCGACGCCAACGGACTTGATCTTGCCAAAGAGCCGAAAGATATCGTAATGGCTGCCGGAGCATTTATCAAAACACCATTTACCTGGAAAGAAAGAGGAATCAACTAA
- a CDS encoding alkaline phosphatase, which produces MDRRKFLKGSAILSGLLTLSPSDLWSFGKNTELHRKGKAKNIIFMISDGMSLGTLSMADLYSRNILGKGSNWLNLYHDKKVTRALMDTASASSVVTDSAAASSAFGGGIRVKNGVLNIGANGEKHLPIWQQYKKAGKKAGCVTTVTITHATPAGFCVNSSKRNAEPQIAEMYAELELDVLLGGGDEFFNPSKREDKKDLYSVYSKKGYRILKTQNDLKEIKEGEKLLGIFNTGALPYSIDRAHLPEYKNTPTLAEMAGTAIRQMKDHPEGFVLQIEAGKVDWSAHANDVAALIHDQLAFDEAVKTVMDFAEKDGNTLVIITTDHGNANPGTIYGAEATTHFNSISEYKYTNEYILNKINKDDSVKDIKDWIYESNKITLSDDEAKHMLSFYNGLEKEEAGLYNYKKLPFKLYSEIQKSRNSVGWISMDHSGDYVEVAAYGPGNELLQPFIKNTDLHDLMLKACLV; this is translated from the coding sequence ATGGACAGAAGAAAATTTCTAAAAGGATCTGCAATACTTTCAGGATTATTAACCTTATCGCCATCTGATCTCTGGAGCTTCGGGAAGAATACCGAACTGCACCGGAAAGGAAAAGCTAAGAATATTATTTTTATGATCAGTGACGGGATGAGCCTTGGAACGCTTTCGATGGCAGATCTGTATTCACGGAATATTTTAGGAAAAGGAAGTAACTGGCTTAATCTGTATCATGATAAAAAGGTAACCCGTGCTTTGATGGACACCGCTTCAGCAAGTTCTGTTGTGACAGATTCTGCTGCCGCAAGTTCGGCCTTTGGAGGAGGAATCAGAGTGAAAAACGGAGTTTTAAACATCGGAGCTAATGGAGAGAAACATCTTCCGATATGGCAGCAATATAAAAAAGCAGGAAAAAAAGCAGGCTGCGTGACTACTGTAACCATTACTCATGCTACTCCTGCCGGATTCTGTGTAAATTCTTCGAAAAGAAATGCTGAACCTCAAATTGCTGAAATGTACGCCGAGCTTGAACTCGATGTGCTGCTAGGTGGTGGAGACGAATTTTTTAATCCCTCCAAAAGAGAAGACAAAAAAGACCTCTATTCTGTTTACAGCAAAAAAGGATACAGAATTCTGAAAACACAAAATGATTTGAAAGAAATCAAAGAAGGGGAGAAACTGCTAGGCATTTTCAATACAGGGGCATTGCCTTACAGCATCGACAGAGCTCATCTTCCGGAATATAAAAATACACCCACTCTTGCTGAAATGGCCGGTACTGCTATCCGTCAGATGAAAGATCATCCCGAAGGTTTTGTCCTTCAGATCGAGGCCGGAAAAGTAGACTGGTCTGCCCATGCCAATGACGTAGCGGCACTCATCCATGATCAGCTCGCATTTGATGAAGCGGTAAAAACAGTTATGGATTTTGCCGAAAAAGACGGAAATACTTTAGTCATCATCACTACAGACCATGGAAATGCTAATCCGGGAACTATTTACGGAGCAGAGGCTACTACGCATTTTAACAGCATTTCAGAATACAAATACACCAATGAATATATTCTGAACAAGATTAACAAAGATGATTCGGTAAAAGACATTAAAGACTGGATTTATGAGAGCAACAAGATTACTCTGAGTGACGATGAAGCTAAGCATATGCTAAGTTTCTACAACGGTCTTGAAAAAGAGGAAGCGGGACTTTATAATTACAAGAAACTGCCTTTTAAACTGTATTCAGAAATTCAGAAAAGCAGAAATTCCGTAGGATGGATCAGCATGGATCATTCCGGAGATTACGTGGAAGTCGCTGCTTACGGCCCCGGAAATGAACTTTTACAGCCGTTTATTAAAAATACAGACCTTCACGATCTGATGCTGAAGGCCTGTCTGGTTTAG
- a CDS encoding ferritin-like domain-containing protein yields MNILRLLDKLSDDKFFTKEASRLETITDISLFGKKAATAAVPLGLGAMMATPAKAETTKTALTGTALKSTLTDALQLALVLEYLENEYYSIGLSTPGLIPNGDRTVFMQISKHESAHVSFLKSTLTSLGTTPGNKPIFDFTAGGNFMPFTDYNQFLILAQAFEDTGVRAYKGQAGNVMSNKVVLQAALQIHSVEARHASQVRRMRANKGWIELANGGSMPSATNPVYAGEENTNQAGYNTGTLFGAAAGSAAYDEILSGSDAQAIASLFIV; encoded by the coding sequence ATGAATATTCTTAGATTACTGGATAAACTTTCTGATGATAAATTTTTCACCAAGGAAGCATCAAGATTAGAAACGATTACTGATATTTCATTATTCGGGAAAAAAGCAGCTACAGCAGCTGTACCCCTTGGTTTGGGTGCTATGATGGCCACTCCTGCCAAAGCAGAAACTACCAAAACAGCATTAACAGGTACTGCTTTAAAAAGTACACTTACAGATGCTTTACAACTAGCGCTGGTACTGGAATATCTTGAAAATGAATATTACAGCATAGGTTTGTCAACCCCGGGACTGATTCCCAATGGAGACCGAACTGTTTTTATGCAGATTTCGAAGCATGAATCGGCTCATGTAAGTTTTTTGAAAAGTACACTGACTTCTTTAGGAACAACTCCCGGAAATAAACCTATTTTTGACTTTACAGCCGGCGGAAACTTTATGCCTTTTACAGATTATAACCAGTTTCTTATCCTTGCGCAGGCTTTTGAAGATACCGGAGTGAGAGCTTACAAAGGGCAGGCAGGAAATGTGATGTCCAACAAAGTGGTTCTGCAGGCAGCGTTACAGATTCACTCCGTTGAAGCCAGACATGCCTCACAGGTAAGAAGAATGCGAGCGAATAAAGGATGGATTGAGCTTGCCAACGGAGGAAGTATGCCCTCCGCCACCAATCCGGTTTATGCAGGAGAAGAAAATACCAACCAGGCAGGTTATAATACCGGAACTTTATTTGGTGCCGCAGCAGGTTCTGCAGCCTACGACGAAATTTTAAGCGGTAGCGATGCACAAGCCATTGCTTCCCTGTTCATAGTATAG
- a CDS encoding RNA polymerase sigma factor: MKEKNETGFHYLYDHYSGALYGIILRIVQSKEYTEEVIQDVFVKIWNSIHQYDASKGRFYTWIINIARNTAIDYLKSKAFQNELKNQALPDFVYNTAELSTTNHSSDYIGFNNVLEGLETDKQELIDLAYYQGYTQHEISEKLKIPLGTVKTKMRNALMKLKDLLKDYQ; the protein is encoded by the coding sequence TTGAAAGAGAAAAACGAAACTGGTTTTCATTATCTGTATGACCACTATTCCGGTGCGTTGTACGGGATTATTCTTCGGATCGTTCAGTCTAAGGAATATACCGAAGAAGTGATTCAGGATGTTTTTGTTAAAATATGGAATTCTATCCATCAGTATGATGCTTCCAAAGGGAGGTTTTATACCTGGATCATCAATATTGCCAGGAATACAGCCATTGATTATTTAAAATCAAAAGCTTTCCAGAATGAGCTTAAAAACCAAGCACTTCCGGATTTCGTATATAATACTGCAGAGCTTTCAACGACTAACCATTCTTCCGATTATATCGGATTTAACAACGTGCTGGAAGGTCTGGAAACAGATAAACAGGAGCTCATCGACCTTGCTTATTACCAGGGATATACCCAACATGAAATATCAGAAAAACTGAAGATACCGCTGGGAACGGTAAAAACGAAAATGCGGAATGCGCTGATGAAATTAAAGGATTTGCTAAAAGATTATCAATAA
- a CDS encoding anti-sigma factor domain-containing protein has translation MNTKEYISSGIIESYILGHASPEEAGILECVMKNNAEVKEAFEEAQKTLEHLATAQAVIPPSDLKSKIWNKIQQEQVVEEITPALPAVLPEVKKETENTTERNDFRKNTPWKTYAIAASVLFLVSVAGNVFWMNNQSASQKEIALMIADKKQKDQAMEKMNRKMDMISNPDIQMVMLKGVEKHTDAKAMVFWDKKTKEVYLNAEKLPKAPEGMQYQLWAIEDGKPVNAGMYTEDKDSKIALANIPKAQAFAITLEKAGGSNVPTMENMFVMGEI, from the coding sequence TTGAACACTAAAGAATACATATCATCCGGAATTATAGAATCTTATATTCTTGGCCATGCTTCTCCTGAGGAAGCAGGGATTTTGGAGTGTGTGATGAAGAATAATGCTGAAGTAAAAGAAGCTTTTGAAGAAGCACAGAAGACTTTGGAACATCTTGCTACAGCTCAGGCTGTAATACCTCCAAGTGATTTGAAATCGAAGATCTGGAACAAAATTCAGCAGGAACAGGTTGTTGAAGAAATAACTCCTGCTCTTCCGGCAGTTCTTCCTGAAGTAAAAAAAGAAACAGAAAATACTACAGAAAGAAATGATTTCAGGAAAAATACACCCTGGAAAACATATGCCATAGCAGCTTCTGTATTGTTCCTCGTAAGTGTTGCAGGAAATGTATTCTGGATGAACAACCAGTCTGCCAGTCAAAAAGAAATAGCTTTAATGATAGCTGATAAAAAGCAGAAGGATCAGGCTATGGAAAAAATGAACCGAAAGATGGATATGATTTCCAATCCCGATATACAGATGGTTATGCTGAAGGGCGTAGAGAAGCACACAGACGCCAAAGCAATGGTTTTCTGGGATAAAAAAACAAAAGAAGTCTATCTGAATGCGGAAAAACTTCCTAAAGCTCCCGAAGGAATGCAGTATCAGCTTTGGGCCATAGAAGATGGAAAACCGGTAAATGCCGGAATGTACACTGAAGATAAAGACAGCAAAATTGCTTTGGCCAATATTCCCAAAGCGCAGGCTTTTGCCATTACACTTGAAAAAGCAGGTGGAAGTAATGTTCCTACTATGGAAAATATGTTTGTAATGGGGGAAATCTAA